In Aspergillus fumigatus Af293 chromosome 2, whole genome shotgun sequence, a genomic segment contains:
- the rpL3 gene encoding 60S ribosomal protein uL3, with protein sequence MSHRKYEAPRHGSLAFLPRKRAARHRGKVKSFPKDDPKKPVHLTASMGYKAGMTTVVRDLDRPGAKMHKKEIVEAVTIIETPPLVAVGVVGYIETPRGLRSLTTVWAEHLSDEVKRRFYKNWYKSKKKAFTKYAKKHAEENGASITRELERIKKYCTVVRVLAHTQIRKTPLKQKKAHLMEIQVNGGSVADKVDFARNLFEKPIEIDSIFEKDEMIDVIAVTKGHGFQGVTSRWGTKKLPRKTHKGLRKVACIGAWHPSHVQWTVARAGQMGYHHRTSCNHKVFRIGKGSDEGNASTDFDISKKQITPMGGFVRYGEVKNDYIMVKGSVPGVKKRVMTLRKTLYPQTSRRATEKVELKWIDTSSKFGHGAFQTPEEKRAFMGTLKKDLVTSA encoded by the exons AT GAGTCACCGGAAGTACGAAGCGCCTCGGCACG GCTCTCTTGCCTTCCTGCCGCGCAAGCGCGCTGCCAGACACCGTGGAAAGGTCAAGAG CTTCCCCAAGGATGACCCCAAGAAGCCCGTCCACCTGACGGCCTCCATGGGTTACAAGGCCGGTATGACCACCGTCGTCCGTGATCTTGACAGACCCGGTGCCAAGATGCacaagaaggagattgttGAGGCTGTTACCATCATCGAGACTCCTCCT ctTGTTGCTGTCGGTGTTGTCGGTTACATCGAGACCCCCCGTGGTCTCCGCTCGCTCACCACTGTCTGGGCTGAGCACCTGAGCGACGAGGTCAAGCGCCGCTTCTACAAGAACTGGtacaagagcaagaagaaggccttcACCAAGTACGCCAAGAAGCACGCTGAGGAGAACGGTGCCTCCATCACCCGTGAGCTTGAGCGCATCAAGAAGTACTGCACCGTCGTCCGTGTCCTCGCCCACACCCAGATCCGCAAGACCCCtctcaagcagaagaaggccCACCTGATGGAGATTCAGGTCAACGGTGGCTCCGTTGCCGACAAGGTTGACTTTGCCCGCAACCTGTTCGAGAAGCCCATTGAGATCGACAGTATCTTCGAGAAGGACGAGATGATCGATGTCATTGCCGTCACCAAGGGTCACGGTTTCCAGGGTGTCACCAGCCGTTGGGGCACCAAGAAGCTGCCCCGTAAGACTCACAAGGGTCTGCGTAAGGTTGCTTGTATCGGTGCTTGGCACCCTAGTCACGTCCAGTGGACTGTTGCCCGTGCCGGTCAGATGGGTTACCACCACCGTACCTCTTGCAACCACAAGGTCTTCCGCATTGGCAAGGGCTCTGATGAGGGTAACGCCTCCACTGATTTtgatatctccaagaagcAGATTACTCC CATGGGTGGTTTCGTCCGCTATGGTGAGGTCAAGAACGACTATATCATGGTCAAGGGCTCCGTTCCTGGTGTCAAGAAGCGTGTTATGACTCTGCGCAAGACCCTGTACCCCCAGACCAGCCGGAGAGCCACCGAGAAGGTTGAGCTCAAGTGGATCGATACCTCCTCCAAGTTCGGCCATGGTGCTTTCCAGACTCCCGAGGAGAAGCGTGCATTCATGGGTACCCTCAAGAAGGACCTTGTTACTTCTGCTTAA